From one Culex quinquefasciatus strain JHB chromosome 3, VPISU_Cqui_1.0_pri_paternal, whole genome shotgun sequence genomic stretch:
- the LOC119765009 gene encoding mucolipin-3-like isoform X1, whose amino-acid sequence MRSSCSSDTDVEMSSYSSSSPASTSKQHQPAADHSAVVDVVVAPAESNNENLVGQKQKINTNAAAEPVVQQRETILNDSGVGEGGYRMNINESDEGVVESPVLGHSRSVQQNEERLRRKLQFFFMNPIEKWQAKRRFPYKFVVQVIKIILVTLQLCLFAHSRYTHVNYTWDNTITFSHLFLRGWDITMEVSTYPPETGPLSVYVIEDFFKTIDYAIDGYANLSEAIGPYSYPNEDNTMAPMQLCLYRYKDGTIFGFNESYVFNPEIDSLCLDLDGNVTTIGSRKFLHQKDIHINFSALVKAELKFAIKTVNFKAAGPITSPDCYQFDIQILFNNQDHDGQMTLRLEAEPTRLVCHGDVEFIKKSQFDDALRSILNILVILICIVSFALCARAIYRAQLLRIITCDFFQQTYTKELTTQDKWEFINMWYIMIVCNDVLLVIGSALKEEIERKHFIADDWNVCSLLLGIGNLLVWFGVLRYLGFFKTYNVVILTLKKAAPKITRFLLCALLIYAGFTFCGWLVLGPYHIKFRSLSTTSECLFSLINGDDMFATFTIMSDKSLMLWWFCRIYLYSFTSLYIYVVLSLFISVIMDAYDTIKKYYKDGFPKSDLRMFVGPYDANDFSSGVFRDDDYYECERITFVQSLRRIFCFWRAEPERGPTGYTSLMPKSSTPQAGS is encoded by the exons A TGAGGTCTTCCTGCAGCAGCGATACCGACGTTGAGATGAGCAGTTACTCATCGTCATCGCCAGCGTCGACCTCGAAACAGCATCAACCAGCAGCAGATCATTCCGCAGTTGTAGACGTCGTCGTAGCACCAGCAGAATCGAACAATGAAAATCTGGTAGGGCAAAAGCAGAAAATCAATACCAACGCAGCAGCAGAACCAGTAGTGCAGCAGAGGGAAACTATCCTGAACGACAGTGGTGTGGGTGAGGGTGGCTACAGAATGAACATCAACGAGTCGGACGAAGGCGTCGTGGAGTCCCCGGTGCTGGGCCACTCGCGATCGGTGCAGCAGAACGAGGAACGACTTCGGCGGAAGTTGCAGTTCTTCTTCATGAACCCGATCGAGAAGTGGCAGGCCAAGCGACGATTCCCGTACAAGTTTGTCGTTCAAGTGATCAAGATAATCCTAGTCACGCTGCAGCTGTGTCTGTTTGCGCACTCGCGGTACACGCACGTCAACTACACCTGGGACAATACGATCACGTTTTCTCATCTGTTCCTGCGAGGATGGGACATTACGATGGAGGTCAGTACGTACCCACCGGAAACCGGGCCGCTTTCGGTGTACGTGATCGAGGACTTTTTCAAAACGATCGACTACGCGATCGACGGTTACGCGAACCTCTCGGAAGCGATCGGTCCGTATTCGTACCCCAACGAAGACAACACGATGGCCCCGATGCAGCTCTGTTTGTACCGCTACAAGGATGGTACGATCTTCGGTTTTAACGAGAGTTACGTGTTCAACCCGGAAATCGATTCGCTCTGCCTCGATCTCGACGGAAACGTTACCACGATCGGTAGCCGCAAGTTTCTGCACCAGAAAGATATCCACATCAACTTTTCGGCCCTAGTCAAAGCCGAACTCAAGTTTGCCATCAAGACGGTCAACTTCAAGGCCGCTGGACCGATCACCTCACCGGACTGCTACCAGTTTGACATCCAGATCCTGTTCAACAACCAAGATCACGACGGCCAGATGACCCTCCGACTGGAGGCGGAACCAACCCGCCTAGTCTGCCACGGTGACGTCGAGTTCATCAAAAAGTCCCAGTTTGACGACGCCCTCCGCAGCATCCTCAACATCCTGGTGATCCTCATCTGCATCGTGTCCTTTGCTCTGTGCGCTCGCGCCATCTACCGTGCCCAACTCCTCCGAATCATCACCTGCGACTTCTTCCAACAAACCTACACCAAGGAACTCACCACCCAGGACAAGTGGGAGTTCATCAACATGTGGTACATCATGATCGTGTGCAACGACGTCCTGCTCGTCATCGGATCCGCCCTCAAGGAAGAAATCGAACGCAAGCACTTTATCGCCGACGACTGGAACGTCTGCTCACTCCTCCTTGGCATCGGAAACCTGCTCGTCTGGTTCGGCGTCCTTCGCTACCTAGGTTTCTTCAAAACCTACAACGTAGTGATCCTCACCCTCAAGAAAGCAGCCCCCAAGATCACCCGCTTCCTGCTCTGCGCCCTCCTAATCTACGCCGGCTTCACCTTCTGCGGCTGGCTCGTCCTCGGCCCGTACCACATCAAGTTCCGTTCCCTCTCAACCACCTCCGAGTGTCTCTTCTCCCTCATCAACGGCGACGACATGTTCGCCACCTTCACGATCATGTCCGACAAATCCCTGATGTTGTGGTGGTTCTGCCGCATCTACCTGTACTCCTTCACCAGCCTGTACATCTACGTCGTCCTGTCGCTCTTCATCTCCGTCATCATGGACGCGTACGACACGATCAAAAAGTATTACAAGGACGGCTTCCCCAAGTCCGACCTGCGGATGTTCGTGGGACCGTACGACGCCAACGACTTCTCCTCCGGAGTGTTCCGCGACGACGACTACTACGAGTGCGAGCGGATCACGTTCGTGCAGTCCCTGCGAAGGATATTCTGCTTCTGGCGGGCCGAACCCGAGCGGGGACCAACCGGGTACACCTCGCTGATGCCGAAATCGTCCACGCCACAGGCGGGATCGTAA
- the LOC119765009 gene encoding mucolipin-3-like isoform X2, producing MSSYSSSSPASTSKQHQPAADHSAVVDVVVAPAESNNENLVGQKQKINTNAAAEPVVQQRETILNDSGVGEGGYRMNINESDEGVVESPVLGHSRSVQQNEERLRRKLQFFFMNPIEKWQAKRRFPYKFVVQVIKIILVTLQLCLFAHSRYTHVNYTWDNTITFSHLFLRGWDITMEVSTYPPETGPLSVYVIEDFFKTIDYAIDGYANLSEAIGPYSYPNEDNTMAPMQLCLYRYKDGTIFGFNESYVFNPEIDSLCLDLDGNVTTIGSRKFLHQKDIHINFSALVKAELKFAIKTVNFKAAGPITSPDCYQFDIQILFNNQDHDGQMTLRLEAEPTRLVCHGDVEFIKKSQFDDALRSILNILVILICIVSFALCARAIYRAQLLRIITCDFFQQTYTKELTTQDKWEFINMWYIMIVCNDVLLVIGSALKEEIERKHFIADDWNVCSLLLGIGNLLVWFGVLRYLGFFKTYNVVILTLKKAAPKITRFLLCALLIYAGFTFCGWLVLGPYHIKFRSLSTTSECLFSLINGDDMFATFTIMSDKSLMLWWFCRIYLYSFTSLYIYVVLSLFISVIMDAYDTIKKYYKDGFPKSDLRMFVGPYDANDFSSGVFRDDDYYECERITFVQSLRRIFCFWRAEPERGPTGYTSLMPKSSTPQAGS from the coding sequence ATGAGCAGTTACTCATCGTCATCGCCAGCGTCGACCTCGAAACAGCATCAACCAGCAGCAGATCATTCCGCAGTTGTAGACGTCGTCGTAGCACCAGCAGAATCGAACAATGAAAATCTGGTAGGGCAAAAGCAGAAAATCAATACCAACGCAGCAGCAGAACCAGTAGTGCAGCAGAGGGAAACTATCCTGAACGACAGTGGTGTGGGTGAGGGTGGCTACAGAATGAACATCAACGAGTCGGACGAAGGCGTCGTGGAGTCCCCGGTGCTGGGCCACTCGCGATCGGTGCAGCAGAACGAGGAACGACTTCGGCGGAAGTTGCAGTTCTTCTTCATGAACCCGATCGAGAAGTGGCAGGCCAAGCGACGATTCCCGTACAAGTTTGTCGTTCAAGTGATCAAGATAATCCTAGTCACGCTGCAGCTGTGTCTGTTTGCGCACTCGCGGTACACGCACGTCAACTACACCTGGGACAATACGATCACGTTTTCTCATCTGTTCCTGCGAGGATGGGACATTACGATGGAGGTCAGTACGTACCCACCGGAAACCGGGCCGCTTTCGGTGTACGTGATCGAGGACTTTTTCAAAACGATCGACTACGCGATCGACGGTTACGCGAACCTCTCGGAAGCGATCGGTCCGTATTCGTACCCCAACGAAGACAACACGATGGCCCCGATGCAGCTCTGTTTGTACCGCTACAAGGATGGTACGATCTTCGGTTTTAACGAGAGTTACGTGTTCAACCCGGAAATCGATTCGCTCTGCCTCGATCTCGACGGAAACGTTACCACGATCGGTAGCCGCAAGTTTCTGCACCAGAAAGATATCCACATCAACTTTTCGGCCCTAGTCAAAGCCGAACTCAAGTTTGCCATCAAGACGGTCAACTTCAAGGCCGCTGGACCGATCACCTCACCGGACTGCTACCAGTTTGACATCCAGATCCTGTTCAACAACCAAGATCACGACGGCCAGATGACCCTCCGACTGGAGGCGGAACCAACCCGCCTAGTCTGCCACGGTGACGTCGAGTTCATCAAAAAGTCCCAGTTTGACGACGCCCTCCGCAGCATCCTCAACATCCTGGTGATCCTCATCTGCATCGTGTCCTTTGCTCTGTGCGCTCGCGCCATCTACCGTGCCCAACTCCTCCGAATCATCACCTGCGACTTCTTCCAACAAACCTACACCAAGGAACTCACCACCCAGGACAAGTGGGAGTTCATCAACATGTGGTACATCATGATCGTGTGCAACGACGTCCTGCTCGTCATCGGATCCGCCCTCAAGGAAGAAATCGAACGCAAGCACTTTATCGCCGACGACTGGAACGTCTGCTCACTCCTCCTTGGCATCGGAAACCTGCTCGTCTGGTTCGGCGTCCTTCGCTACCTAGGTTTCTTCAAAACCTACAACGTAGTGATCCTCACCCTCAAGAAAGCAGCCCCCAAGATCACCCGCTTCCTGCTCTGCGCCCTCCTAATCTACGCCGGCTTCACCTTCTGCGGCTGGCTCGTCCTCGGCCCGTACCACATCAAGTTCCGTTCCCTCTCAACCACCTCCGAGTGTCTCTTCTCCCTCATCAACGGCGACGACATGTTCGCCACCTTCACGATCATGTCCGACAAATCCCTGATGTTGTGGTGGTTCTGCCGCATCTACCTGTACTCCTTCACCAGCCTGTACATCTACGTCGTCCTGTCGCTCTTCATCTCCGTCATCATGGACGCGTACGACACGATCAAAAAGTATTACAAGGACGGCTTCCCCAAGTCCGACCTGCGGATGTTCGTGGGACCGTACGACGCCAACGACTTCTCCTCCGGAGTGTTCCGCGACGACGACTACTACGAGTGCGAGCGGATCACGTTCGTGCAGTCCCTGCGAAGGATATTCTGCTTCTGGCGGGCCGAACCCGAGCGGGGACCAACCGGGTACACCTCGCTGATGCCGAAATCGTCCACGCCACAGGCGGGATCGTAA